CGAAATGTGTCTGAGAGAACCAGTAGAAAATTTACtcaataacaatgaaatgacctatgaaatatgaaaacgaGATGAAAGATGCGTACTTTTGTATCCGATGCGATTAGTGTCGAGTCTTGAAAATCtgttctttttcaatttgaaatattgcTATGATAAATGTTCTGATATACTAAGGTGTTACCACCGTTGTCGTCAGTATTTGACAATGATTACAAGTGTAAGCTTACCTGAAAGACGCACAATATCGTTGCAAATATATAACATTGTGCAGCGTGGTATCCATGCGGTCATCAATGATTCACACCCATAGGTAGTCAAGAGGTTTGCATGCTGAATACTCGTATGTGGCAGTATACGAGGGGTAAACATCTCGTTTATATTCTTGCCGTAGTATCACGCGCGTGCCGTGTCCCTGACACAACATTAAAATGCTCAGAAAACAATCGAACATCGCGTATAAGACGTGCaaaagagaaataatgaaaatgatggTACAAGACAATGGCATATTAGCATCGAGCCATTAAGCAATAAGACCTCGAACCCCGCAGCATGCGCGccgattaaaaattaaataaatttattcgttcGTTTTTGTCCCGCTTAAATATGTTATTTTCAAATGGAACATTTATCTCTAATGGATGTACCATGGAAATCCATGACGGATATGAAATACTTCTGTCAGACATTCATTTCAACCGTAATAGATATTCACACATGCCTCTATTAGAGATTTCATGGATTTACGTTCCGGACGACATCCGCAGTTGACCAAAGTTCCGAATTTACTGAGGGTTTGTATAATTTGGAGCTGTCCTTTATGGTGTGAGAGGAGAGCGACCATTCGCCACCTGGTGGTTCTCTATGGTACTTCCACTTATGTGCATGAATATTCACAGACCAATGGATATAGATCCAATGGATATCCATCGCCGGTTTTAATGTAACCGTAGATATTGTGGATTTCTGTAAACGTCTATTAGAGATCCACTTAGAATTGGCTGGACTGGACGGCCTGAATAAAAGgaaccgttgaaaaattttcaaaaatgctaTTCGTGCATTCAATGATAGTGAAAACTAATGAAATCTAAGATATCAACAATTAGAGAAATTGTACGGTAATTGGAATGTTCAATATGATTAAACTCTTGTGTTTTTGATCTGATTCTAATAATTTGAGCTCATTTTGCTCACTGACCAGATgcacaaaaataatttgaaaaccatTCAAATCTTAAATTGAATCTAATTCTTGACGATTTAGTTGTTTTTCTGTAtcatatttatacaaatttatatttacccACTCCAAAGTTAATTACTTATGTGAAATTGTTTCAAGTGATCTCTGGAGATCTTTGCAGTGAGCAAAATGAGTCCAAAGACGTAAGAATCGAAGTAACAACATGAGTTTAATAATTTCCACCGTCTTACCTGCATGTAAAACCTTTTTCAAATCGTTGATGCATTATCTTGTCTTATTTTAATGTGCtcagattcatttttattattcgtcGTAATAAATTCGTCAACAGTTTgaaggtataatttttttgcagaatCGACCTGGACAAGCTGCGGTTTGAGGTGGACATCAATCTGCCGCACTTGTACATCGACGGGATGTACGAAATCGCAGGAAGAGTGTTGCTGCTTCCGATATCGGGATCGGGGCCGATGCGGGGTAACTTCACCGAGTGTACCGGAGCAGTTCGTATGCAGGGGGAGCTCCGGAAGGACAAAGATGGCGAGGATCACCTGCACTATTCCGATTTCCGGATGAAGATCTCGATCGGCAAGGGGAACCTCCGCCTGGAGAACCTTTTCGGAGGGGAGCGAGCCCTCGGCGACGTCGTAAACGCGGCGATAAACAACAACTTCGACGCCTTCATCAGGGAACTGAAGCCTCTGATAGAGAAGGCTTTGTCGGATGCCTTCCTGGAAATCGCGAACAACATCGTCGATCCTTTTACGTACAAACAATTGTTCCCGGTTGATTAAAAATCGGTGGGATAATAGAGTAGATAGTGAgggaaatttttaatgtatCAATAGATCAGCGTCGTTTAATGTGGGAgatcaaatttttgatttttgaaacccTAGACGATTACACTTGACATACAGGCTCGTTCGAGCGAGTATCAATCCTCGTAAGTTAGTTAATGATAAATCGATGAACTGACGATATTCactgaaatatataatatataaatctgtaattaattatacgtaCCTGTAACATATCGATACGTACAATGTAAAATTGGGTTAAGAATTCttcgtgaaataaatttttccattaaCATTTACCGAGTCAAATGACTGCGTGAACTTTGTGGTCAAAGTTCTCCAAGTATCAGCTGCACGTTAAATCCAACACTGAAATTCAATGATTGATTTGACGCAACATTTTTGCGGcaagaaaaagatgaagaaataattgcatcgACGTCGGGTGATATGAGTAATCATAAGCATTCTCTTTGAAAGTGTTAACCGGCAGTGCAAGTGCAGAGAAATAACAAGTCGATGCATAGATATAAGGAGATTATCAATCTGATGGAGACCCGCCGAGCACGAGAGATCAACGGGTGATTACGCGTAATAATCTTGAACCGAAGCAacagagaagaaataaaaaacgaccCGTGAAGCGAGGAGAACAGGTTTggttacataataataattaccggATAATAAATGCGGGTGGGACgtaaaacgataaatttttttcgaacgcGTTCATTTTTCTCCACTTTATTTGTTGGACCGTAGCTCGGcgcatatttattatacaaatcaaCAAGTGCAGTACGTGGATACAGCTCTATCTCTAATTTAAATCTATAATGGCATTAAACAGCGTGAATCTTACGTAAGGAGGAACGAATTTTTCGATacctaaataataatttgagtaATGCATTAGTGAGGCGTAGGTTTCTTATAAAAACTAACGAGTTCGAAAATCTGTCGTCCGAATGAATGAAAACGCAGAAAGTGCAGgttatcaataattattatacaattttcctGTCGATCACTGAACATTTTTCGGTCAATCCTTGCGAGCCAACGTCTTTCGATGCCCTCCGTGAATCAACTCGTCTCCTATTCTCGGTCGGGGAAAAGCTCGTCGAAGGTGAAGTGTTTGCAAATTCTGTTGGCCAACTGAAGCACACGCTCGCTGATTACTTGCTCGAGGTTTGGCTTGATCGTCGCGATTATTTCCTGTCGGTTGTCCTGCAGAGCCGCGTTTATGCCTTCAGCCAAGGCTCCGTCGGGACCCTCACGAGGCGTGAAATGCGACGTGTAGTCCTTGATATCCAGGTTCGTCGTCATGCTACTGAAGATGAGGTACTCTGCCCCCTTATGTTGGACCAGTCGGAACTTCATGTTCACCTTGGCCCCGACAGCGTCTGCAATAAATCAAACTTGtcacatttttattaatactAATACCGATACTAACTTTATGTAAAAGGGTTAGTttcttcgtttgtttgttgccGATAAATTCATTAACGAATAGACCCATTTGCGTGAAACTTGTACCAATGTCTTGCTAATTTTTGCAGGAGTGACACAGACTGCAAAGTCAGACACCGTTTGAACGCAGCTGATTTTACCTACTTCACGAGCAGACGACAAGCTTGGGgcaaattatacaaatttattggTGAAATCACATGATTTTTCCTATGCTTATTTAGTCTTCTATACTTTATGCAAGATTGGTCACTTTGGGGGATAAAGTGTTGGAAATGTGATAAATACTGCAGCGACGAGCTGTTGATTTAGCTGGTTCATTATATTCGAGATAGTCATCgggtagaagaaaaagaagaaaaattggaaatggcGATGATCAATGCATGAACATTTCCATGTATGGCATTTCCAGTAATGTACACGAGTTGGAAAAAGTCGTCAGATAATAACTATATCGAGTTTTACTATGCAGTATGGCAAGGTTGCGTTGAGATCCATGCGATCACTATCAAACGCGTACTAAATTGCCTTGACAGTTGACCTGAATTGTTAAAGGATCATTTTATCTCATTCCTCTCTTTTTGCCAGCGATATAATTTATCGACTACTTGACAAGCTTTGGTTGACAGAACCTTTTTCCAGGGCCACAACGAGAGTCTCAATCAGGATCCATGAAGGTGGATACAGTTTTAGAGAGAATTACAAAGTGGATACCACCGCTGTACaaaatgcaatttttaaaGGAATCAAATTAGTTCAAACGTCTCTCGTTAcgttaattttcaaagattttctgACCTCAGACGACATTACTGAAGTTCCCTCGCATCCTGATAATAGAATTGCGGCAAACTGAATGTTTCAAAGAATACTTCTGCACTGTTTGCTCTTTTCTATAtgtaagaaacgaaaaatttccactGCGAGATAGATCTTCGAATATTGACGGTCAACGTGGGAATTTGAGTGGCCGAAAGGCTACGCAAGACACAGTTGCCTGCGGTGAAATTGATAATAGTGTGTTTTGGTGCCGGAGCTGCTTGACATTCAGCATAATGTTTATTGCGTCAATCACAGGCGAGACTGACGAAATTATctgtttcgataaaaaaaaaattatgtatatgtatgtatataatatgaatatttatacgGGTGGTGTTTCTGGTCTGACACACTTTTTCGCTTCAAACCTGCAGCGGCTGACTTCTTTGCAATTTTAGAACGTTTTAACATGTATCAAAATATATTCCGcgcaatattttcagatttgtaTACTCGCCCGATTCACTGCCATTCTCGCATAATTTTCATAAGATATAGTAAGACAGCGTATCACTGATATTTAGTTTacgctgaaataaaaaaaaaaaaatatccaggaTAACGCAGCGATCAACTTCAATGaaagtgttaaaaatttaaactgcGGCAAAAGAACTGCAAGTAATGGCATCGAAATACTTTTTTGTTGCATGAGTCTGTGTTCTGGTATTGtaccaaatattttcattgaatttgttTCACGTCATTTACGTgatatatgaaattttcagactGACTTCACTGTGCGTTCAA
The genomic region above belongs to Diprion similis isolate iyDipSimi1 chromosome 8, iyDipSimi1.1, whole genome shotgun sequence and contains:
- the LOC124409592 gene encoding protein takeout-like, yielding MIPLTIALLLAVVTRASAVDLPEYIHVCKRRDPNVENCISQSVEYLRPYLVKGVPEHNIPSLEPLLLKELVAAEGTGIRISARDVHAYGASDFTVRRLKIDLDKLRFEVDINLPHLYIDGMYEIAGRVLLLPISGSGPMRGNFTECTGAVRMQGELRKDKDGEDHLHYSDFRMKISIGKGNLRLENLFGGERALGDVVNAAINNNFDAFIRELKPLIEKALSDAFLEIANNIVDPFTYKQLFPVD